From the Candidatus Hydrogenedentota bacterium genome, one window contains:
- a CDS encoding gfo/Idh/MocA family oxidoreductase: QGWVEIHYQEENPLEWYSTKNGKGETRRFKPEGPSGGYTPYVQHAVRAAMGAETPVLSPDESLHVLKTIFAAYKAAETGRTQTV, from the coding sequence GCAGGGCTGGGTGGAAATCCATTATCAGGAGGAGAATCCGCTGGAGTGGTACAGCACCAAGAACGGCAAGGGTGAGACCCGGCGATTCAAGCCGGAGGGGCCTTCGGGCGGCTACACACCGTACGTGCAGCACGCAGTGCGGGCGGCGATGGGGGCGGAGACGCCAGTGCTGAGCCCGGACGAAAGCCTGCATGTGCTGAAGACGATCTTCGCGGCGTACAAGGCAGCGGAGACGG